gtggataagaaaaaaaaagtggcaaaTAACTACTGCTTCTTGCTATTTATCCATGCCCACGTCGGTTCGTCCGATCGACACCATCCCCCGTAACGATTCGCTAAATCTCCGTCATGTACAGCCGTTCGATCTTTGCCTCATTTTGCAGAATGTTGGCCCGAGTTGTGTCGATCATGTCGCGGTACTCTTTGATATTCACATCAatttgctgcagctgctgcttcaGCGGCTCGATAGCGTTTTCCGTGGCACTGCAATTATCACATTTCGAATTATTATTAGTTGCGTCAACTGTTGGGAAAAGAACGTCCATGTACCTTCTCTCTTTGTTTAGCTCCACCATCGATTGTGTGTAGATTTGCTGCCAGCTCGCTAGTTCCCGCTCCATCGAATCAATATCCTCCTGGATAAAGTCCATCAGCTTCCCGAGCGGATTAACGGAGCGTGTTAGCTTCTGTATCGATTCGCGTAACGATTCCATCTGCTTCGCTGACGATTGCCTTTGTCCGGCGGTCCATTcctgtgtatgtttgtgtgtattgagaagggaaaagaaataaaggCTCATTAACAAACATTCTAGCCGAGAAAACGAGTCACACAATCTACCATATCTGCTTTTCGTAGCAATTCACTGTCGCTGGTGCCAGTGTGTGAGGAAAATTCTTTCTGCGTTTCCAAAATTTGCTGCACCAGATGGCCCTGTTGCTCTTCCTGCTCGGCAGGTTGCAGTCGTCCCGGTTCTTCGTTCGCTCCACTCGCTTCTGTCGTTACCCGGCCATACACGATTTCATCGGTGATGGTTGAAGGGTCTTCGATCACGATTAAATTCTCACCATCATCGTCCAGCAGCTCGCTATTGAACACTTCCATCTTGACGTTAATTTCGCCCAGCTTTTGCGTTTCGTTCGGTTGCAGTATTACTTCGACGTTTTTCTCTTTCCGGCGCGGTGCTCCCGGTCTTGCCGATGGAGGTCGAACGCTGGGCGGTCTCAGGCTAGTGCGTGGTCTCATAACCGTTTCAACGGATTGCTGACGGTGCATCGGAGGTTTTGCAGATGATTTGGATTcagctggtgctgctgttacCGTGATCTCCGTTCTATTGGACAAATCAGCAGGCGGCACCGCTTCCTCGTTACCGAATGCATCTGGTCCCACTACCGCGCCATTACTGTCCTGTCGACTGAGCGAACTATGCAAACCATTAAATTGATTCATCTCCGACAGTGCATTATTTTCGCTAGGCGTCAAactattttgctttttcaacGAAGATCGTCGACTGCTACTGTTACTGCCGGATTGCTTTCGCTTGTCCTGGTCTTCATCGGCTGATGGTACCGCATTTTCTTCACCATTCGCATCGGGCAATGTGACTGGTTCGCCAAACTCCTTGAGCGAGTCCTTTCGCTTACGATTTTCGTGCGAAACGATTCCGTTGGCCACCGTTTCCAAACCATTCGCAATCGGTGCCGGTTTTTCCGGTACGGCGACCACAGGATATTGCTCCTCCGGTATGGAGGAAATACGCTTAagtgttttttccttctcttttccTTTGCTGGGTTTATCGGTTTTCTTTCTGCTTGAATCGTTGGTTGAAGCTTTagtgccattttgttttggctttCCCTTTTCCGATCTATTTTCTACCTGCTGTTGGACAGTTGTTGAACCATTCTTTATCACATCCTTTTCCTTGCTCACTTTGCTGATTTTCTCCTTCCGTTTTTCCACGGCAATcgtttccttctctttcgGTTTATCTTTCGACTTTTCTTGCTTTCCCGCTTTCTTAGTTTCCTCGCGTGTCTCCACTTTGGTAGTGTCACCATTAGTagcaggtggtggtggtggtggtacatCGTTCGTCGGGCCATTTGGTTTTGGATTGTCGGCTAAGTATTGACGGACTAGGTCGTTTATGTTAAGTTTGTTTTCCAAGGCGGTTGCCAATGCCTGCAGGAGTTCGTTTGTACGTTCCGGTTCCAAACCGGCCACAATTTTCGAAGGGCGAACTTTTAGCTCACGGTCGGTTGTGAGTTCtgtggatggaaaatattGTGTGACATGAAATGATTAGAAGatattggaagaaaatttttccACTAAGAATTCGAATTCTGTTTAgtcacatttttcatcacatGTTGCTGATTTGTTCACGTTTCGATGTGATCTGATCTATCCTGCCTGAAAATCTGGAAAGGAAATCtcaatttttcctttgtttggaaataaatttaacttaactttatcaaaatttataaaataatttaaataggTGAAAAATATGGAATACGTTCATATGGATATTATACGTTCATGATGATTCAGCAAAAGGACACTTTGAACAGTGAGACGAGTAAGAAATCAATAATCACCCACAGTTGACCACTAACCGGACAGGTCATCTGGCCCGTCGTCTGACAaggtcatcgaaatggaaagGCTATCGCGGAAGGGTTTGCATATCTCGAAACCGATTGAGGGCAGAGCAAAAGCAACATAGAAAGTTTCTAACGATTTTGTGTCTGTTGCTCAGGACATCCCTACCAACGGCGTGTCTCTATGTCAACAGGATACAGGCCACGGATTGAGTTGCCAAATAAACAAGTTTGCTGCGAACCATTAACTACTTACTAACGACGTCAATGAGCTTCTGTAGAAACGCCATTTTCGAGTCCCGGTCCTTAATGTTGTCCGAGTTTAGTTCGTCCGCCGTGTACAACCCTTCCAGCAGTCCATGCTCGCGAATTATCTgcatcagaaaaaaatatgcacaaacacacacacacacacataaattccGTCGCATTACTTAAACTGACCACGAACCGGTAATATCGATCGCAGGCTTCGGCGagattcataaaaaaacgtaCCGCATGGACGATGTcatgaagaaaacgaaacggtGGCTTACGCAGCAATTTATCGGTCAGTGCCGGACGTTTCACAAACTTTCCGAGTGTATTTTGCGTTCGTTTCAAAACGGTCGCATCCAGATCGGATGCCATTTTTTCGGGGACAGAGTTTTTCTATACTATCGTTGGACACACGTTATCGTTAAGGAGTTTGAAGTTTTCTGGCACATTGCTCcaattgtaaattaattatacaACCCTTCTCTACGGGCCAAAGTTGTCGCAAAGAATCGGTGTAATACAACTGACCCACTTTTGACGACCACTTGGAGGAAACTTGTAACAACCTAGCTGCTGGAAAAGGTACACACAACTATTGAACAACAAAGCGTTAAATAAGGGAGCGAACATGTTTGGGCTGTGGAAAAGTGTTATTCTCGGTGTTGTAGACCAATCATCGCCATGGAAACCGCTGACGTACGTTGGAAGTTGTCGAACAGAGAACGCATCCGCAAGGACAAGCAGCTTCAACGAACGCAGCCTATCGTACTATAATATTGTGACACCCACCGGGTTGGAAATATAAACTACGCCGCAATAAATTTACATTGTAAATTTTGTATTCGGATCGACTTAATCTAGGAatggtttataaaatatttgtcttgagAAAAAACGGTGCTTTCAGGGTTGGGTCCACACTACGGAACCAATTTTTCGATTAATTTCCGACAGTATGATCGAAGCCACCTCTTGCTTATCGAATGGCAGTCtggaaagaagagagaaaaaggtaAGTATTTACGTACTATTTACAGCAAATCGTTAATGGTATATTTACTTGGCAGCCAGATCCCCACCACCGTCAATCTCTTCCTTCTTTGCACGTCGGTTTGCGTGTCGATTAGCTCTGGCCGCCTGCGGATCTTTTGCCGTTATTAGCTGCGTTTGTTTAGCATCTTTTCCTTTGAAAAGTGATGATTTCGATGATTTCTACAAATAGGTACGGACAGGCAGAAAAACAGTGAAACTTCCAAATTGCCTGTAAGAACGTTGTTGCAAGTTCACaccttcgttttctttttcttcttttcatacTGTAGCGAATCGTAGTAGTTGGGCTTTTCGCGACGAACCCGACTTGTCCGCCGGCGCTGAACCTGGCCGGATCCTTTGCGCCCGTCGCTGGAGCTGGCTGATGCAGCTTGAGCTGCTTTACGTTTGCCTGCTTTTGTACGCGCTGGTGGTTCGTACACGGCTGCACTGGACTGACGCATGCTGAATACGTGTCCACAGGAACATTTTTTCGACGCAATCGCCACCTGCACCTCACACTCGGGACAATGTTTGGTAATCATTCGAGTTTTTACCATGATCCAGTGGCCGACCCGAAAAGAAATTATGCTTTTTCCCTTTGCAGGAAAGAGATCGTTTGACAGCAAAAAcgtaaatataaacaaacccCACGAAGGGTTGGAAATGGTTTGGCGTTTATACGAGGCGTTTGAGTGTTGCATTGTTTTTGTCAGTTGTGTGAGTTggagatttttgtttcttgaaaaatattaaagactttttgcatattttcgtTGCAAAAACATTACTTCTTTCCTCTACATACTTCATTTTTATCCTCtttagaaaagaaatgaaaaagctTGTAGCTCTCCGACTATTGACACcgattttttattacaaaatttgTAATCAGCTGATCTTTGTTGACAAACAACTGCAGAATTCACGCCAGAAGCATGGGCAACGTGTACTACGTGTTTTTTCTATTACTAAACTGTTTTTTACTTTTGAAACATGCAACCTGTGATTGTGGATGTAATAAGCTGAAAAGAAATGCAGAAGGACAAGAGCTACCGAAGGAGAGTGTCATATTCCCATCAAAGGCATCATCATCCCAACTAGATGAAGATGGCAAGCCAGATGATAGTTTGCTGGATTTAATCAACCATTCCAAGCTCTTCGAAGCGATGAGTCACATTCCAGGAGGTGAATATGTTATCGGCACAAATGAGCCAATTTTTGTCAACGATCGCGAATCTCCAGCCCGCACGGTTACAATCCGCAACTTTTACCTGGACCAGTACGAAGTGTCCAACGCACAGTTTAAAGAGTTTGTCGAACAAACCGGCTACACTACGGAGGCGGAAAAATTCGGTGATAGTTTCGTTTTCCAGCAACTGCTCGCGGAGCATGTACGCAAAGAATACGAAGATTATCGTGTTGCAGCTGCCCCGTGGTGGTATAAGATACGGGGCGCGTCCTGGAAGCATCCGGATGGTGACCAGTCACGGGATATAGGCGATCGGCTAGACCATCCAGTGGTGCACGTATCGTGGAACGATGCTGTTGCGTACTGTAGTTGGAAGGGTAAGCGTCTCCCAACGGAAGCGGAATGGGAAGCGGCTTGCCGTGGTGGTCGGAAGCAGAAACTGTTCCCATGGGGCAACAAAATGATGCCAAAGGAACAGCACATGATGAACATTTGGCAGGGAAACTTTCCGGACAGCAATCTCGTAGAGGATGGCTGCGATACCACCTGTCCGGTGTCATCCTTTCGGCAGAATCCTTTCAATCTGTACAATATCGTTGGCAATGTCTGGGAGTGGACAGCGGATCTGTGGGATCCGAACGAAACGGACAAGCAAGCACGTACCAACCCGAGCAGTGATCCACCCAATCGGGTTAAAAAAGGTGGATCTTACCTATGTCACGAATCTTACTGCTATCGCTATCGTTGTGCAGCACGATCGCAAAATACGGAGGACAGTTCCGCGGGTAATCTTGGCTTTCGttgtgctgctgatgctgactGATAGAAAGTGAATCCTTGTGATAATCTCAACGGAAGAATGCATCAACATAGTCTTATTGCTTGTAATGCTTTACTTTTACATTCTAATCATACTGAAGAAGGctggcaaaaatctcagacacgAAGTGAGACACGATCAAttgaataaaagcaaaaatctagaagaaaacaaaacaacgaaagaGTAAAACTTTATTGTTAGTGACTGCTATAGGTATCACAATTGTCCAgcaaatattgaattttcggGATGTAGGAAAGAAAAGCCGAGATCGGTATTTCATCGGCATTATTTATGACTCTAGCTCGAGCTCGATCCAGGCGTAGTATAAACACAACGTCTTGTGCACTTTGCCGttccgaacaaaacaaaaatagaaccaATTCGATTCAGAATAGGATTCCTTTAGTTCTAAATTGTCTACCATAATTGATgtagaaacaaaattttctgTATTTAATTATCGTTTGTTGTTAAGTAATAAACAACGAGTTTCCATCCGCGTTTCGAAATATTCACTTTGACGTTTTCGTTCAATGTGTGCACGCTTTTGACGttttcgttaaaaatttccaaagcgaagaaaaagcaagacgaagagagtgaaaaaatggatgttaaacataaaaacgaACAGAAGCAAGAGTAATAGTTATAGAATTAGTGCGTTTCGAATGATAAAAAGGTAAAAGTCCGTAAAGCATGTGTGGTGTATGATGTACTTCCGTTGAAACGAATGTTACTTTGTTTGGCCGATGCACGAATGCCAATTATAAAACGCGATCAGTTTTTCTTTGAGCCCCACCGTGTCTGTGGGCTGTGTGAGGGGTTAGGGGGGGCTCCATACCGCATAACCTGAGTGTGTGTCCGCGCGTGTGATAGAATGggttttccatcttttccaaTCTAAATGTTGAACCGTTGCCGTGCCTGTAGAAAAAGTGGACAAGTGTTCCGAAAGGTGACAACATTTTGTACCAGTTCGGATAACTGCGCTTTGGGTGGTGTGGTGTATGGGGCTGTGCAATAAGCCAAGGAGGAAAGGTTCCGCCGGGGAGTAAGAGTACAATCCAAGATACCTGGCAGTCTGCCTacgtatatgtatgtgtgtgtgtttttgtgcgtgtatgtggtCTGGTGGTGTGGCGTAAAACCCTTGGCCAGTCAGCGCCAACCTATGGTGAAAGGGAATCGGTTAGGTCGGAGTGGAAAATTTTCCCAGTCATATAACCATTAGCGGCCTGTTGGTTACCCTTTTTTACTAGTGCGTTCCATAGTGTGCACATGACCGGAGAAGTGTACTAGTGAATCCTGCGaaaagagcgagcgagagagtgagagaggaggaggaggagatagtgagaaaaggaagaaagaggAATGAAAATCGCACCAGATGATATCATCCAGTAGTTGTGATGATAGTCGGGTAGTAGTCGAAAAGAACGGTGTCTCTCAAGTTGTAAATAGGTAAACCCTAAaaaagcaatagcaataagtaccagaagaagaaagaagcgaACCGCTTTGTTGCTCCCACGGTTGCTTTGATGGCACATtttgcacacacgcaccgtgGCCAGCGCATGTACTACACTCTACCATTGAGCCGAGTTCGAACGTACACGCACTTCTACGCACGCATCGTAACACCGATGGATGGCGTGATTGGCCCGATGGAAGAGAATGGCTATGCGGTGGACAAGACAAGACGAGCGTGTTGTACCCCGCGTACAACGGAACTTGGCGAAattgttgccctttttttacttcttttggATCGATAAAATATCCCTGGCTGGGTTGGACGATTCATGGAAGTAGTTATGGATAaggaagattttaaaaattgtttattgtttttagtaaaaaggtgttttttttgtcctggATAGTattacaaaaccaaaaaacaagtgcgaagaataaagtaaaaaaaaaaaacaaccgtggAGAGTACATTGTCACACATTCAAAGCCGACATTTGCTCCCAAACAGAGAATAGGTGTGCGGGTGTGCCCTTTTTGCTATAGCCATAAACCtgttttgcagcagcagctgattgGCACACGGGGGTTTCCCGAATGCCCTGGCGGCTAAACTTTCTAAATATTCAGTGCTGTGACGGGACAAACTGCTAAAAGCGAAGCTTTTTCACCGTTTATGCTGAGCCGCAGTAGCCTGGGAAAGATCGGTATTCAAGTGTGTGTGCGACGATAAAGTTAGACTAGCGCAGCCTGCTGTCTAACAAGGGCCACAACACACTTCTAAAGGCAGCACCGATCTGCCGAGGGTATGTGGAAgtcaatgtatgtgtgtgatttatCTATTGCTAAATAAAATTGCCAGTGAAGTGATTAgaagaccttttttttcttggtacaaatatttaaatcaatgttttaattatttgtacaAAAACCCATTATACACACAACCACATCTTTCTCAAACGCAATGTAAATCGTGCGTGCTGTCTctcgcaagaagaaaaagttgtgCGTGcccatgtaaaaaaaacacccaaattTCGCGGCTTTGTGTGCATTTTACATTCATTCGAATCCGGATCCTCCATCGCTCAATATTTGTTGTAGCTAAAAATTtgattctttctctctttctctctcttgtgCTCTTGAAGAAAATTATGAGCCCAAATTATGAGTGTAAAATTCgcgctaaaaacaaaaacaattgcgCTCTCAGCATCAACTCAACAAAGCGCATTCTCAtcgtctctttctctctctctctcgctctgtgcgataaacataaaaaaacacacacccaattACACTGGTGCATCGTCTCGTGTGCAGAACGGCGAGCTTGCATGTGCAAGCTGATGCACTTTCGCGGAatacacccatacacacgcGCTCCGTGAAGTTtttgctctcgctctctcacaAAAGGGCTTACGGTGTGTTGTGGTCGAAGTGAGAGGCGTTGTCGATCGGTCAGGCACACCACAGCTGGTGCAACTGCACAAGTTTCAGTGCATCTCTCACAGTGTGGCAGCACAGTGCACACAGCACACGGGGATCGGTTTTTTTCTATGATTTGCGCAATTTTCTCCTTCACTTCCTGTGTGTTCTCGTTTCCCCTCCCCGTGCAGTTCAGTTTTCCGTCACACAtaacgtgcgtgcgtgtgcagGGTAAGGTGCTCGTGTGATGCTTGTTGGGATCGGTCGTCATCTTCCTGTTACGCGAATCCGAAAATTGGTTCCAACTTGAACCTTTGTCATACACTACTGTTCGACCATCAGTTCCAAAGTCCAGACGACGGCTCACATAACCTTTCACCGTTCACACCATCTTTCACCGTTCGTTTCAATGCGTCGCTCAACACTTTAGCAACCGCgcgcggtgtgtgtgtgtcgctctATTGTCCTCCGCAGCTAATGATGAGTGTTCTAAAATCGAAATTCGCGTGCCTGTTATGTTGGATGTACGTGAGGGGGTGTGGGAACAACGGCATCCGTAACCCCggggggaaaagaaaagaggTCGTTCATTCAGCAAAACGACcgggttgtgtgtgcgtgcgtgagaATGTGttgaggtttttattttgctctctTGTCTTCTGGCTCGATCCGTCCTTTCATCCTAAGGCTCACGGGTATGTAGTCCGATTGTAAGGGCTGGTCACTGTGGCACTGATTGGGGTCCTGAGACCAGCAtcaagccccccccccccccctcatatGCATGCAAACGAGCGAACGGCCATACGTCGTCGAAACGAGTGCCTTGCTTCATCGAATGTGAAACAAAGTGTGATATAATCATTTGCAATTGCAGTTCGCGTGTCGCGTTTGTTCGTTTGCGCGAACCACCCGCGGTACTACTTACAATAGTGTGTGCGTTCCCTTTCTGCAACGGTACGGATGCAACTGCAGCtacatttacacacacacacacacacacacgcacgcgaaCAGTTGCGCTCTCAGAACACAAGTAAGTGGTGTCGTTGCTTCTGTGCGTGAAACTACCGGTGggaggaaaaggaaacgaagCGAAAGAATCGCGTTGGTGTGGCGAGCATCATAAcagcagtgtttgtgtgtgcaacaAGGCTACTGTGATGTATTTTTGCGATTAGACGGCTGAGATGACAAGTGATGATCGTGTCGAGGTGAAAAAAGTAAACAGTTGTGTGGTGTTCTGCTGTCAGTGTGAAGCAAGTCGAGGCCGACTAAATTACAGATCCTTCTCCGTGGGAGGATACCgtgactttatttatttatttatttattttttgatcaCCGGTAAATGTGTGTCAAGCTCGGCCCACCCGAAAACCCGATCCTTTTTATGAATGGGAAAAGGTGCTTCGGTCGTGTCGTTCGAAGCTCCATCGTCGTGGATTAATCGTCACGCTGTGGGCTGTGGGTAGTTTAGCTTAGAGAGGAAAATTACCAGcatctcacacaaacacacataaccCACGTACTGGTTGTTTGTCCCGCGCACTCCCCTCAACTGCATCCCGTCTGTTCCGATGGTACAATATGCTGCTGGTTCTCCCCGGTAGTGACCACACGTGTAATTCGCAACGCCTGGTGTAACTGGTGCGCGACGATAATGACCAATTCTTGGTATAGAGATAGAATCCGAACGATGGCGAAATGATTGATTCTCGTGCATTTCACgcagccgtgtgtgtgtgtgccatcgGTTTAATTGATGGACAAAATTGTCCACTGGATTGCAGTACGAAATACGTCATTGCGCTACAATTAGTCGGTAGTGCTCTCGGGAAAAATGAGGCTCTGAAAATACTGACACCCGCAACAAAAAATTAGTACACCAAAACACCTTATAAATATGCAAACAAGAGATAATTATCCATGCTGGAATATGGTCGGGGTCAcgtaaatttcttccaaatgtCCTACCGTCCGCTGTTGTGGGTAGTAAATTAAGTTAATGGGTAAATTATGTCACGTCCAAgactcgcaaaaaaaaggagaagaaaatgattgGTTTTGAAATGTGCCTATAATTGTCGATCCTGATCTTAAACCTTGAGGTAGGAGCGAGAAGGATACGATTTCAGATCGGTTTTATATCTAACAAACAAGATAAATTTGCGAGGTGTACCATAAAATGATTAAGATAAATATGTTCGCTCCCAAGGTACCTTCGAAGCTGATGCCCTGCATTAGCACACTGATAACAGAATCTTGAAACACGTCTTGAAAGCTTTGAACTGTTATCTAAGTCTTAAGGATCATTGTACTATATAATCAGAGGCAAGGATACGTAGGACGAGATCCCTTTTGTTTCGTAagtttactttaactttggaGACGTTACCCTTTCGTATGACCTGTCTGTTAATTCACACAGCTCACTAAACATTGAAATCGTTCCAGAACCACTTAGTTGGTTTTTGTAAGTAAATTAACTGGATGTCGGAGGACACGGATGTTCCCAGGCGCTCCGGGTCCTGGGGCACCTATGTTTCTGGGTCCTGGGGCACGTGGCGATAC
This genomic window from Anopheles maculipalpis chromosome 2RL, idAnoMacuDA_375_x, whole genome shotgun sequence contains:
- the LOC126557312 gene encoding TRAF3-interacting protein 1, with the protein product MASDLDATVLKRTQNTLGKFVKRPALTDKLLRKPPFRFLHDIVHAIIREHGLLEGLYTADELNSDNIKDRDSKMAFLQKLIDVVKLTTDRELKVRPSKIVAGLEPERTNELLQALATALENKLNINDLVRQYLADNPKPNGPTNDVPPPPPPATNGDTTKVETREETKKAGKQEKSKDKPKEKETIAVEKRKEKISKVSKEKDVIKNGSTTVQQQVENRSEKGKPKQNGTKASTNDSSRKKTDKPSKGKEKEKTLKRISSIPEEQYPVVAVPEKPAPIANGLETVANGIVSHENRKRKDSLKEFGEPVTLPDANGEENAVPSADEDQDKRKQSGSNSSSRRSSLKKQNSLTPSENNALSEMNQFNGLHSSLSRQDSNGAVVGPDAFGNEEAVPPADLSNRTEITVTAAPAESKSSAKPPMHRQQSVETVMRPRTSLRPPSVRPPSARPGAPRRKEKNVEVILQPNETQKLGEINVKMEVFNSELLDDDGENLIVIEDPSTITDEIVYGRVTTEASGANEEPGRLQPAEQEEQQGHLVQQILETQKEFSSHTGTSDSELLRKADMEWTAGQRQSSAKQMESLRESIQKLTRSVNPLGKLMDFIQEDIDSMERELASWQQIYTQSMVELNKERSATENAIEPLKQQLQQIDVNIKEYRDMIDTTRANILQNEAKIERLYMTEI
- the LOC126559205 gene encoding UPF0547 protein C16orf87-like, with product MVKTRMITKHCPECEVQVAIASKKCSCGHVFSMRQSSAAVYEPPARTKAGKRKAAQAASASSSDGRKGSGQVQRRRTSRVRREKPNYYDSLQYEKKKKKTKKSSKSSLFKGKDAKQTQLITAKDPQAARANRHANRRAKKEEIDGGGDLAAKLPFDKQEVASIILSEINRKIGSVVWTQP
- the LOC126558411 gene encoding formylglycine-generating enzyme — protein: MGNVYYVFFLLLNCFLLLKHATCDCGCNKLKRNAEGQELPKESVIFPSKASSSQLDEDGKPDDSLLDLINHSKLFEAMSHIPGGEYVIGTNEPIFVNDRESPARTVTIRNFYLDQYEVSNAQFKEFVEQTGYTTEAEKFGDSFVFQQLLAEHVRKEYEDYRVAAAPWWYKIRGASWKHPDGDQSRDIGDRLDHPVVHVSWNDAVAYCSWKGKRLPTEAEWEAACRGGRKQKLFPWGNKMMPKEQHMMNIWQGNFPDSNLVEDGCDTTCPVSSFRQNPFNLYNIVGNVWEWTADLWDPNETDKQARTNPSSDPPNRVKKGGSYLCHESYCYRYRCAARSQNTEDSSAGNLGFRCAADAD